A genomic window from Paenibacillus sp. FSL K6-0276 includes:
- a CDS encoding GntR family transcriptional regulator, whose protein sequence is MQIANIIKDRILHGVYPIGLNIPSEPQLEQEFNVSKITVRGAIQELVQEGFLEKGSGKGTKVIRNTSSSKLSKWKKFTEILVDEGHQIRKQWLKAERIYNEVGSEPYRLFGERCIRLERIYSLNDIPYVHYTHYLVNGMDDLDLLDLNAQSLYELLEERSVSLERLRDEFSVAVPPPDVEEILLLNKKCPLLKRTRYSYDELGKVTEYSIGFYNTELQNYVVNYEV, encoded by the coding sequence ATGCAAATCGCAAATATTATAAAGGATCGGATTCTACACGGAGTCTATCCTATTGGATTGAATATTCCTTCCGAACCTCAGCTGGAGCAGGAATTCAATGTCAGCAAGATCACTGTACGCGGTGCCATTCAGGAACTCGTCCAAGAAGGATTTCTGGAGAAAGGGAGCGGCAAGGGGACGAAGGTGATCCGCAATACCTCATCATCCAAGCTGTCTAAATGGAAAAAATTCACGGAAATTCTAGTGGATGAAGGGCACCAAATTCGGAAGCAATGGCTGAAGGCGGAGCGAATATATAATGAAGTCGGAAGTGAACCTTATCGTTTATTCGGCGAACGTTGTATACGCTTGGAACGCATATACAGTCTCAATGATATTCCATACGTTCATTACACGCATTATTTAGTAAATGGTATGGATGATTTGGATCTACTAGACTTAAATGCCCAGTCCTTGTATGAACTGCTTGAAGAGCGGAGCGTTTCCCTAGAGAGACTGCGTGATGAATTTTCTGTTGCCGTTCCTCCGCCTGATGTAGAGGAGATATTGCTCCTAAATAAGAAGTGTCCCTTGCTGAAGCGAACTCGTTATTCTTATGATGAGCTTGGCAAGGTGACTGAGTATAGTATCGGCTTCTACAATACAGAGCTGCAGAATTATGTAGTGAACTATGAGGTGTAG
- a CDS encoding ABC transporter ATP-binding protein: MSNSRNKGLVIKDLKVEYKTGQLALGQMDLSLPEHGIYTIIGPSGSGKSTLLRAIAGLLPSYMGQILFNEKSVHDKETLIGLVPQNYGLLPWKTVHDNIQIAMKISHTASPSKQERENQIKQWLSSMGISDLADRYPLSLSGGQQQRVAIARAFAILPTILLLDEPFSALDAITRETLQILFLDNWLAHPATTLFVTHDVEEAILLGQKIIVMPSNKEETPEIIDNQLVFHMKHEDKRDSVDFFEQTKRIRKVMQEIW; the protein is encoded by the coding sequence ATGTCCAATTCAAGAAATAAAGGACTCGTCATTAAGGACCTTAAAGTAGAGTATAAGACGGGTCAACTGGCCTTAGGACAGATGGATTTATCTTTGCCGGAGCATGGGATTTACACGATCATCGGACCCTCTGGCAGCGGGAAATCCACTTTATTACGGGCGATCGCGGGCTTGTTGCCAAGCTATATGGGGCAAATTCTTTTTAATGAAAAATCCGTGCATGATAAAGAAACTCTGATCGGTCTGGTACCGCAAAACTATGGTCTTCTCCCATGGAAGACTGTACATGATAATATTCAAATTGCGATGAAGATCTCGCATACTGCGAGCCCATCCAAGCAAGAACGGGAGAACCAGATTAAACAGTGGCTTTCATCGATGGGAATCTCTGATTTAGCTGATCGTTACCCTCTATCTCTCAGTGGGGGACAGCAACAAAGAGTGGCAATCGCCAGAGCATTCGCCATTTTGCCCACCATTTTACTGCTGGACGAGCCATTCTCCGCACTGGATGCGATTACGCGGGAAACGCTGCAGATTCTCTTTTTGGATAACTGGTTGGCGCATCCGGCTACTACCTTATTTGTTACCCATGATGTGGAAGAAGCTATTCTGCTGGGACAAAAAATTATTGTCATGCCATCTAACAAAGAAGAAACTCCGGAGATTATCGATAATCAATTGGTGTTTCATATGAAGCATGAAGATAAGCGGGACAGTGTGGATTTCTTTGAGCAGACTAAGCGAATCAGAAAGGTAATGCAGGAGATATGGTGA
- a CDS encoding ABC transporter permease, whose product MNVVWYIAYLLMNHSILPSPLAVYNAMFHLGAQDIALNVGYSLFRIFAGVVLALIIGLLIGLLMGRSLTWNKLLDPVVYLTYPVPKIALLPVVMLFFGLGETSKILMIMLILLFQIIISVRDGVKAIPENTYDVLTSIGASTVQKFWHVTLPGALSVILSTIRISLGTAISVLFFTEIYGTEHGMGFFIMDAWLRLDYPEMYAGILLFSLVGFVLFLLVDFLDYKFMKWRN is encoded by the coding sequence ATGAATGTGGTTTGGTATATTGCCTATTTGCTTATGAATCATTCGATTTTGCCGAGTCCATTGGCAGTATATAACGCTATGTTTCACTTGGGTGCGCAGGATATTGCTTTAAATGTGGGGTATAGCTTGTTCAGAATTTTTGCAGGTGTAGTGCTGGCGTTAATCATTGGACTGCTCATTGGTCTTCTGATGGGACGTTCGCTGACTTGGAATAAGCTGCTGGACCCTGTCGTCTATTTAACCTATCCTGTTCCAAAAATCGCTCTGCTTCCCGTTGTGATGCTGTTCTTCGGGCTTGGTGAAACATCTAAAATCTTAATGATTATGCTGATTCTCTTGTTCCAGATTATCATCTCGGTTAGGGATGGTGTGAAGGCTATTCCTGAGAATACCTATGATGTCTTAACGAGTATAGGGGCAAGTACTGTGCAGAAATTCTGGCATGTGACACTGCCGGGTGCACTGTCGGTCATTCTGAGTACGATTCGGATTTCGCTTGGAACGGCGATATCTGTACTCTTTTTCACGGAGATTTATGGAACAGAGCATGGAATGGGCTTTTTCATTATGGATGCTTGGTTAAGACTAGATTATCCGGAGATGTATGCGGGAATTCTGCTGTTCAGTTTGGTGGGATTTGTCCTCTTCTTGCTTGTTGATTTTCTTGATTACAAGTTTATGAAGTGGCGGAATTAA
- a CDS encoding ABC transporter substrate-binding protein, whose protein sequence is MKKRALKRMLMLSMMVVVIAVLAVGCGSKNNTNTVSTEGNAAETSKEAVTLSLGLLPSIDAIPFVIAHEQGFDKKHGVNLDIQTFKSAKDRDVAFQAGKLEGISADLVAISIYNEAGLDVKITSTTFGEFDLLTGNDAIQDVKDLKGKTVILSKNTSTQYTVAMMLKQAGLTEDDITVTEVPQIPTRLELLKNNKADAAILPEPFVTMGKTSGLRVLSSTHTAGVNPFVLAFPQTAIDAKADAIRSMYAAYDEAVAYMKSHDQSEYIDLVIKEVGYPETLKDEIKVPDYIPANQVDVKEVEAAFAWAREKGLLSKNISAEDVISDVQFKK, encoded by the coding sequence ATGAAGAAAAGAGCATTAAAAAGAATGTTGATGTTGTCGATGATGGTCGTTGTCATCGCTGTACTTGCAGTAGGTTGTGGTTCAAAGAATAACACGAATACAGTATCGACAGAGGGAAACGCAGCAGAGACCTCAAAAGAAGCTGTTACTTTGTCGCTTGGCTTACTGCCTTCGATTGATGCGATTCCTTTTGTAATTGCTCATGAACAAGGTTTTGATAAGAAACATGGAGTGAACCTAGACATCCAAACGTTCAAGAGTGCAAAAGACCGTGATGTCGCTTTTCAAGCAGGCAAGTTAGAGGGGATCAGTGCTGATTTGGTTGCAATTTCTATCTACAATGAAGCCGGGTTGGATGTGAAGATCACTAGCACAACTTTTGGTGAATTCGATTTATTGACTGGAAATGACGCAATACAAGATGTGAAGGATCTGAAAGGCAAAACCGTGATTTTGTCCAAAAATACCTCCACACAATATACTGTAGCGATGATGCTGAAACAGGCGGGTTTGACAGAAGATGATATTACAGTAACTGAGGTTCCACAAATTCCTACCCGATTAGAATTGCTTAAGAATAATAAAGCGGATGCAGCTATTTTGCCTGAACCATTTGTAACTATGGGTAAAACCTCAGGCTTGCGCGTGCTTAGCTCAACGCATACAGCGGGAGTGAATCCATTTGTATTGGCTTTCCCACAAACCGCTATTGATGCTAAGGCAGATGCGATTCGCAGTATGTATGCTGCTTATGACGAGGCTGTAGCGTATATGAAATCTCATGATCAATCCGAATATATCGATCTTGTGATCAAAGAAGTTGGTTATCCAGAAACGTTGAAAGATGAGATCAAGGTGCCTGATTATATCCCTGCCAATCAAGTGGATGTGAAAGAAGTAGAAGCCGCATTTGCATGGGCACGGGAAAAAGGTTTGCTTAGCAAAAATATCTCGGCTGAAGATGTGATTTCTGATGTCCAATTCAAGAAATAA